From a single Calothrix sp. NIES-2098 genomic region:
- a CDS encoding ABC transporter-related protein, which translates to MKTRSNYWQLLPYIRPQWQTITKGFIGIVGYVLATLTLINLAGKLAVPFGDGNVVAIAQLAGICAVVFLVRGFFQSVQDIYMARAALRVAFNLRKQTYAHLQKLNLSYFETAKAGDLSYRLTEDIDRVGEVVNRIFHDFIPCVLQLLAIPIYMIYLNWQLTLATVIVAPLMGILIGWFGERLQKYSRRSQNRVSSLSAILTEVFSGIRLVQAFAAENYEIAKFSREAEHSLKAKYSAERLKAIQIPIVGFLEAVSALTLLLVGGWQISQRNLTVGEFFSYLAAAALLIDPIGHTTNNYNEFKQGEASVDRVFELLAIKPTVLEKPNAAVLPSVQGKVEYDHVDFAYNPGEPVLKDISLLVLPGEAIALVGASGAGKTTFVNLLPRFYDPVSGQILIDGVDIRDVTLHSLRRQIGIVPQETIMFSGTIAQNIAFGQDSFEMSAVEAAAKIANAHQFITQLPEGYDTWVGERGVNLSGGQRQRIAIARAVLLNPQILILDEATSALDSESEALVQEALERLMQGRTVFIIAHRLSTVKRCDRILVLEQGRIVESGTHEELLALQGRYTRFYAQQFS; encoded by the coding sequence TTGAAAACGCGATCTAATTATTGGCAACTGCTACCTTATATCCGACCTCAGTGGCAAACCATCACTAAGGGATTTATTGGCATTGTAGGATATGTGCTGGCTACGTTAACGCTGATTAATCTCGCAGGTAAATTGGCAGTTCCCTTTGGAGACGGTAATGTAGTAGCGATCGCACAATTAGCTGGAATCTGCGCTGTCGTATTTCTTGTCCGCGGCTTTTTTCAGTCTGTGCAAGATATCTACATGGCACGAGCTGCTTTAAGAGTAGCGTTTAATCTCCGCAAGCAGACCTACGCACACCTACAAAAACTCAATCTCAGCTATTTTGAGACAGCAAAAGCAGGTGATTTATCTTACCGCCTAACTGAGGATATTGACAGGGTTGGAGAAGTAGTCAATAGAATATTTCACGATTTTATCCCTTGCGTGTTGCAACTGCTGGCAATTCCTATCTATATGATTTACTTAAATTGGCAGCTGACACTAGCAACGGTAATTGTCGCACCACTGATGGGGATTTTAATTGGCTGGTTTGGCGAACGGTTACAGAAGTATTCCCGTCGCAGTCAAAATCGTGTCTCCAGCTTATCGGCGATCCTCACAGAAGTTTTTAGTGGAATTCGTTTAGTCCAAGCTTTTGCTGCGGAAAACTACGAAATTGCTAAGTTTAGCCGAGAAGCAGAACACAGTCTCAAAGCCAAATACTCAGCCGAACGACTCAAAGCGATTCAAATTCCTATAGTCGGATTTTTAGAAGCGGTGAGTGCTTTAACACTATTATTGGTGGGAGGATGGCAAATTTCTCAACGCAATTTAACAGTAGGAGAGTTTTTCAGCTACTTAGCAGCAGCGGCGTTATTAATTGACCCAATTGGACACACTACTAATAACTACAACGAATTTAAGCAAGGTGAGGCATCCGTTGACCGAGTTTTTGAATTATTAGCAATTAAACCGACAGTATTAGAAAAGCCTAACGCCGCAGTTCTTCCCTCCGTCCAAGGTAAGGTGGAATACGACCATGTGGATTTTGCCTATAATCCTGGCGAACCTGTATTAAAAGATATCAGTTTGTTGGTATTACCAGGAGAAGCGATCGCGCTTGTGGGTGCTTCTGGCGCTGGTAAAACTACCTTTGTGAATCTCCTACCCCGTTTTTATGACCCAGTATCTGGTCAAATTCTGATTGATGGGGTAGATATTCGCGATGTCACACTTCATAGTCTGCGGCGACAAATTGGCATTGTTCCCCAAGAAACCATCATGTTTTCTGGCACAATTGCCCAAAATATCGCTTTTGGACAAGACTCCTTTGAAATGTCAGCAGTGGAAGCAGCGGCGAAAATTGCTAACGCCCATCAATTTATTACTCAGCTACCAGAGGGTTATGATACTTGGGTAGGCGAGCGTGGGGTAAATTTATCAGGGGGACAAAGACAAAGAATTGCGATCGCGCGTGCTGTTCTTCTTAACCCGCAAATTTTGATACTTGATGAAGCTACATCAGCCTTAGATTCCGAGTCAGAAGCCTTGGTACAAGAAGCTTTAGAAAGACTAATGCAAGGACGCACTGTATTTATTATTGCTCACCGTTTAAGTACAGTGAAAAGATGCGATCGCATTTTAGTTCTAGAACAGGGTCGAATTGTGGAATCGGGAACCCATGAAGAACTGTTAGCACTGCAAGGACGCTATACACGGTTTTATGCGCAACAGTTTAGTTAG